A genomic window from Hyla sarda isolate aHylSar1 chromosome 8, aHylSar1.hap1, whole genome shotgun sequence includes:
- the METTL21A gene encoding protein N-lysine methyltransferase METTL21A isoform X2 codes for MALVPYDDHTLSGLKRFHNSSTTYTFSNHTIQIKQDWKSLGVAAVVWDAAVVLCMYLEAGGINVQGRSVVELGAGTGLVGIVAALLGADVTVTDRDLAMEFLKSNVYDNLPKEHEKRMSVKPLNWGTGLEHFPHFDVILGADIIYLEETFQDLLKTIIHLSSEHTVILLSCRLRYQRDHNFLDMLRKHFTVDQVHYDSNVDVYIYRAQKTQKEEL; via the exons ATGGCTTTGGTACCTTATGATGACCATACACTGAGTGGCCTAAAGAGGTTTCATAATTCCAGCACCACCTATACTTTCTCCAACCACACTATACAGATCAAGCAGGACTGGAAATCACTGGGAGTGGCAGCAGTTGTCTGGGATGCA GCTGTTGTTCTCTGTATGTATTTAGAAGCTGGAGGAATTAATGTACAGGGACGTTCTGTTGTTGAATTGGGTGCAGGAACTGGATTGGTTGGAATTGTGGCAGCATTACTGG GTGCTGATGTGACTGTGACTGATAGAGACTTGGCAATGGAATTTCTCAAATCTAATGTTTATGATAATCTTCCCAAAGAACATGAGAAGAGGATGTCTGTGAAACCCCTCAACTGGGGAACTGGACTTGAGCATTTTCCTCATTTTGATGTAATTCTTGGAGCAGATATAATCTATCTTGAAGAAACATTCCAAGACCTTTTAAAGACTATAATCCACCTGAGTTCAGAGCAcactgtgattttgttgtcatgtAGACTCCGATATCAGCGTGATCACAACTTTCTAGATATGCTGAGAAAACATTTTACTGTGGATCAAGTCCATTATGACAGCAATGTAGATGTCTACATCTACAGGGCACAGAAGACACAAAAAGAAGAGTTATGA